In Limisalsivibrio acetivorans, one genomic interval encodes:
- a CDS encoding ATP-binding protein, which translates to MKLFILLLGILSATAIGGVFLTLPGSYSMGGYLIPYVGAILFISLAAWFSVFLIVKRKSEKVDYYRKLVTEELKTGLRLHIHEFRNDIQNLLLKADLIERGKESGGDIKDIRFLLNEATGRLNGYSANIKGGEKGRIRLSRITSAAVGRAERIAEKGSIKVVKHSSNMAVKYPPEMLGFALTILMANAAEYSGGEPVEVEITDRKLGTAEYIDIRITERGVPYDDGVEDVFSPYYNDIPGLRDRIGLATVRRIATDLGGYVEMDKTGDATEFLISIPVVK; encoded by the coding sequence ATGAAACTCTTTATCCTACTGCTCGGAATCCTCTCTGCGACAGCTATTGGCGGTGTTTTCCTTACTCTACCCGGCAGTTACAGCATGGGCGGGTACCTCATCCCCTATGTAGGAGCAATACTGTTTATATCGCTTGCCGCATGGTTCAGTGTTTTTCTGATTGTTAAGAGAAAGTCAGAAAAGGTGGACTACTACCGCAAGCTAGTGACTGAAGAGCTTAAAACAGGGCTTAGACTGCATATCCATGAGTTTCGCAACGATATTCAAAACCTTCTACTTAAAGCTGATTTGATAGAGAGGGGTAAGGAAAGCGGCGGAGATATAAAGGATATAAGGTTTCTGCTGAATGAGGCAACAGGTAGGCTTAATGGGTACTCGGCTAATATTAAGGGTGGAGAGAAGGGGCGTATCCGGCTTAGCAGGATAACCTCTGCCGCTGTAGGAAGAGCTGAGAGAATTGCTGAGAAGGGAAGCATCAAGGTTGTTAAGCATAGCTCAAACATGGCAGTGAAATACCCGCCAGAGATGCTTGGCTTTGCACTGACGATTCTCATGGCAAACGCAGCAGAGTATTCGGGGGGTGAGCCTGTGGAGGTTGAAATAACCGACAGGAAGCTCGGAACAGCGGAGTACATAGATATACGTATTACCGAAAGGGGAGTACCTTACGATGACGGGGTTGAGGATGTCTTTTCCCCGTACTATAATGATATACCCGGATTGAGGGACAGGATTGGTCTTGCAACGGTAAGGCGCATTGCGACGGATCTCGGCGGGTATGTAGAGATGGACAAAACAGGGGATGCCACAGAGTTTCTCATCTCCATTCCGGTGGTTAAATGA
- the nuoI gene encoding NADH-quinone oxidoreductase subunit NuoI produces the protein MKNVFDTFFFTEILQGLGVTMKHFFKKKVTYKYPYEDTPVFPRFRGIQYIKTDEEGVTKCVGCYLCQVVCPSECIHIVTDCGHKGQRLIRKYELDLSRCIYCGYCEEACPVDAIHMGRDYHTVDNTRDNYVVNMKTLTQNYKKEQKMAEAKGEQL, from the coding sequence ATGAAGAACGTATTTGATACATTCTTTTTTACCGAGATTCTTCAGGGACTCGGGGTAACCATGAAACACTTCTTCAAGAAGAAGGTTACCTACAAGTATCCCTATGAAGATACACCGGTGTTTCCCAGATTCAGGGGAATACAGTATATCAAAACCGACGAGGAGGGCGTCACTAAGTGTGTGGGTTGCTACCTCTGTCAGGTTGTCTGTCCCTCCGAGTGTATCCACATTGTCACCGACTGTGGTCACAAAGGGCAGAGGCTTATTAGAAAATACGAGCTCGACCTTTCCCGCTGTATATACTGCGGATACTGCGAAGAGGCGTGCCCTGTGGATGCCATCCACATGGGACGCGACTATCACACCGTGGACAACACCAGAGACAATTACGTTGTTAACATGAAGACTCTTACGCAGAACTACAAGAAAGAGCAGAAGATGGCAGAAGCCAAAGGAGAGCAGTTATGA
- the nuoL gene encoding NADH-quinone oxidoreductase subunit L, producing MHLEVLILLGPLAALLINGLFGRLYIKNQAHIIAIAGVGLSWLVSLITFARVMGGHSVDATLYNWVVAGDLTVPFGILVDPLTAIMLVVVTTVSTMVHIYSMGYMHDDPGYWRFFTYLSIFTLSMLVLVLGNNFLMLFVGWELVGLSSYLLIGFWYHKRSAALANKKAFVMNRIGDFGFYIGLLLVIFTFKSLDYSDAFNYEAIHHIKESTFNVFGMNFSLIDLMTLGLFCGAVGKSAQFPLHTWLPDAMEGPTPVSALIHAATMVTAGVYMVARCNALFSQAELTSLVVVYVGMFTALLGATIGLTQYDLKRILAYSTVSQLGYMIMATGVGAYIAGIFHLFTHAFFKGLLFLCSGSVMHAMQNNLDIREMGGLKKKMPITYWTYLIGCIAIAGIPPLAGFWSKDEILAMTFASGHTFPWFVGTVVAGMTAFYMFRSFFMTFEGTPRNQHLHDHAHESPWSMTGPLVFLAILSVFVGAIFGYPLEHGYIHHFLGSVLVPEHFHIEHLSKGLATGLMLLSIVVAAFGIFLSYLYYIKMPELPGKTVKAFKPVHKLFFNKWYFDEIYDFLFVYPLITISNFLWKGFDVNVIDFIVNAFGKVPMFLGGVIRHVQTGRMQTYIFTMVVGMFALLAIFYTV from the coding sequence ATGCATTTGGAGGTCTTAATTCTTCTCGGACCGTTAGCAGCTCTGCTTATTAACGGTCTGTTCGGAAGACTCTACATTAAAAATCAGGCGCATATCATTGCGATCGCCGGTGTAGGTCTTTCATGGCTGGTTTCACTTATCACCTTTGCCAGGGTGATGGGGGGACACAGCGTGGATGCCACCCTATACAACTGGGTTGTGGCAGGGGACTTGACGGTGCCTTTCGGCATACTGGTCGACCCCCTTACAGCGATTATGCTTGTGGTTGTTACCACTGTCAGCACCATGGTGCACATCTACTCCATGGGCTACATGCACGATGATCCCGGATACTGGAGATTCTTTACATATCTCTCCATATTCACACTTTCCATGCTCGTGCTCGTGCTCGGTAACAACTTCCTTATGCTCTTCGTGGGCTGGGAGCTTGTGGGTCTTTCTTCCTACCTGCTCATCGGCTTCTGGTATCATAAGAGAAGCGCAGCGCTGGCAAACAAGAAAGCTTTTGTAATGAACCGTATAGGTGACTTCGGATTCTATATCGGACTCCTCCTTGTCATCTTCACATTCAAGAGCCTTGATTACAGCGATGCTTTCAACTACGAAGCTATACATCACATTAAAGAGAGCACATTCAATGTCTTCGGCATGAACTTCAGCCTCATAGACCTTATGACTCTCGGCCTTTTCTGCGGTGCGGTTGGTAAATCAGCCCAGTTCCCGCTTCACACATGGCTCCCCGATGCGATGGAGGGTCCCACCCCCGTTTCCGCTCTTATCCACGCGGCAACGATGGTTACTGCAGGTGTCTACATGGTAGCACGCTGTAACGCTCTCTTCTCCCAGGCGGAACTCACAAGCCTTGTGGTTGTTTATGTGGGTATGTTCACCGCTCTGCTCGGTGCGACGATCGGTCTCACCCAGTATGACCTTAAGAGGATTCTTGCTTACTCCACAGTCAGCCAGCTCGGTTACATGATTATGGCCACTGGTGTGGGTGCTTACATTGCAGGTATATTCCACCTCTTTACCCACGCTTTCTTCAAGGGCCTTCTCTTCCTCTGCTCCGGTTCCGTTATGCACGCTATGCAGAACAACCTGGACATCAGAGAGATGGGAGGACTTAAGAAGAAGATGCCCATAACATACTGGACTTACCTCATAGGCTGTATCGCCATTGCAGGTATTCCGCCCCTTGCGGGATTCTGGTCCAAGGATGAGATCCTTGCCATGACCTTCGCAAGCGGACACACTTTCCCCTGGTTTGTGGGTACGGTAGTAGCGGGTATGACCGCATTCTACATGTTCCGCTCATTCTTCATGACCTTCGAGGGAACACCCAGGAATCAGCATCTCCACGACCACGCACACGAGTCACCCTGGTCCATGACCGGTCCCCTCGTGTTCCTCGCAATCCTCTCTGTATTCGTAGGTGCGATATTCGGATATCCCCTTGAGCACGGCTACATTCACCATTTCCTTGGTAGTGTCCTTGTGCCCGAGCATTTCCATATCGAGCATCTCTCCAAGGGGCTTGCGACCGGGCTTATGCTTCTTTCAATAGTTGTTGCCGCTTTCGGTATCTTCCTCAGCTACCTTTACTACATAAAGATGCCCGAGCTTCCCGGCAAGACTGTAAAGGCATTCAAGCCTGTACATAAACTCTTCTTCAACAAGTGGTACTTCGATGAGATATACGATTTCCTCTTCGTTTACCCCTTAATCACAATCTCAAACTTCCTCTGGAAGGGCTTCGATGTGAATGTGATTGACTTTATCGTAAACGCCTTCGGAAAGGTTCCGATGTTCCTCGGCGGCGTTATAAGACACGTGCAGACAGGGCGCATGCAGACATACATCTTCACGATGGTGGTTGGCATGTTCGCGCTTCTCGCAATATTCTACACGGTTTAA
- a CDS encoding NADH-quinone oxidoreductase subunit J — protein sequence MMAQIAFYILAGLAVISALGVVTRENPVHSALWMLLTFFTVAGIFVQLDAEYVAAIQVLVYAGAILVLYLFVVMLLNPKTSGFMRLPVRFVIAGVAAVIVFLQIITTIWSSDVLKSGAIEGIPYAEGISNVSAYGAVLFTKYLVPFEIASLLLLVAMIGAIVIAKRDSGGE from the coding sequence ATGATGGCTCAGATAGCATTCTATATCCTTGCCGGCCTTGCCGTTATCTCAGCTTTAGGAGTGGTCACGAGGGAAAACCCCGTGCATTCGGCACTCTGGATGCTGCTTACATTCTTCACCGTGGCAGGAATCTTTGTTCAGCTGGATGCAGAGTATGTGGCCGCTATTCAGGTTCTGGTTTATGCAGGTGCGATTCTGGTTCTCTATCTTTTCGTTGTTATGCTGCTTAACCCGAAGACAAGCGGATTCATGAGGCTTCCCGTACGGTTTGTTATCGCCGGCGTTGCGGCTGTTATCGTCTTCCTTCAGATTATCACCACTATCTGGAGCTCCGATGTTCTTAAGAGCGGAGCCATAGAAGGCATCCCCTACGCAGAGGGTATAAGTAACGTTAGTGCCTATGGAGCCGTTCTCTTTACAAAATATCTGGTACCCTTCGAAATCGCCTCACTGCTTCTTCTTGTTGCGATGATTGGTGCCATCGTAATAGCGAAAAGGGACTCAGGAGGGGAATGA
- a CDS encoding NADH-quinone oxidoreductase subunit N: protein MNQEVILNILSIYPEALMTIFALVLIVIDVMAGDKMKSGVGYFGIAFLLFTAVIGIPSPTQHFVGFDNMLVWDRFSYVFFIIFMFAYSLTTLGSVQYLQDKKMLKGEFYIIMFFSIIGMMFMVSALDLSIFYVGLETMAISMYILAGFNKRDLRSNEAGVKYFLIGAFSSGILLYGLTFVYGYTGSLGYMEIAQAIQAGEGGMALKFGLVLMLIGFAFKISAVPFHMWAPDVYTGSPTPVAGFMTVAPKAAAMGALIRFAMVALAPAADQWTLFFSILAVLTMTYGNLVALAQDNVKRMLAYSAISHAGYMMIGLVTMTPEGFKAIAVYMLIYSFMNIGAFTILGLLKNKGMIENERIESFAGLSKKSPMAALAMLLFMFSLAGIPPLAGFVGKFYIFMSAIKAEIYWLAIVGVLNSALACYYYMRVTIFMYFKESEYDVELKFAPASFVATFIAAVVVVMIGFFPSIFVNIVQTIAV, encoded by the coding sequence ATGAACCAAGAAGTTATACTGAACATACTTTCAATCTACCCCGAAGCGCTGATGACAATCTTCGCACTCGTGCTCATTGTCATCGACGTTATGGCCGGGGATAAGATGAAGTCCGGTGTAGGGTACTTCGGAATTGCCTTCCTCCTCTTCACCGCAGTCATCGGAATCCCCTCACCCACACAGCACTTTGTCGGCTTCGACAACATGCTTGTATGGGACAGGTTCTCATATGTATTCTTTATCATCTTCATGTTTGCGTACTCGCTCACGACCCTCGGGTCTGTGCAGTACCTTCAGGACAAGAAGATGCTGAAGGGAGAGTTCTACATCATCATGTTCTTCAGCATCATTGGTATGATGTTCATGGTGAGTGCCCTTGACCTCTCCATCTTCTATGTGGGCCTTGAGACAATGGCCATAAGCATGTACATTCTTGCCGGATTCAACAAGCGCGACCTGCGTTCCAACGAGGCGGGCGTTAAATACTTCCTTATCGGTGCCTTCTCCTCCGGTATCCTTCTTTACGGTCTTACCTTCGTATACGGATACACCGGAAGCCTCGGCTACATGGAGATCGCCCAGGCGATTCAGGCCGGTGAGGGTGGTATGGCGCTTAAGTTCGGTCTCGTGCTTATGCTTATAGGATTTGCGTTCAAGATATCTGCTGTTCCCTTCCACATGTGGGCTCCCGATGTTTATACCGGTTCACCCACGCCAGTGGCAGGTTTCATGACAGTTGCACCCAAGGCAGCAGCCATGGGCGCACTCATCCGTTTTGCGATGGTAGCCCTTGCACCCGCAGCGGACCAGTGGACGCTCTTCTTCTCCATCCTTGCAGTGCTCACAATGACCTACGGTAACCTTGTGGCCCTTGCACAGGACAACGTAAAGAGGATGCTTGCATACTCCGCAATCTCCCACGCCGGATATATGATGATCGGTCTTGTGACCATGACTCCCGAAGGCTTCAAGGCGATTGCTGTATACATGCTCATATACAGTTTCATGAACATTGGTGCATTCACTATCCTTGGTCTTCTTAAGAACAAGGGTATGATCGAGAACGAGCGCATCGAGAGTTTTGCGGGTCTTTCAAAGAAGAGCCCCATGGCAGCACTCGCAATGCTTCTGTTTATGTTCTCTCTTGCCGGCATTCCCCCTCTTGCGGGATTTGTAGGTAAGTTTTACATATTCATGTCGGCGATTAAGGCAGAGATCTACTGGCTTGCTATCGTTGGTGTGCTTAATAGTGCACTTGCATGTTACTACTACATGAGGGTCACAATCTTCATGTACTTCAAAGAGTCCGAATACGATGTGGAGCTTAAGTTTGCACCAGCAAGCTTCGTGGCGACCTTCATAGCAGCTGTTGTGGTTGTTATGATTGGCTTCTTCCCCTCCATCTTCGTAAACATAGTACAGACCATAGCTGTATAA
- a CDS encoding NADH-quinone oxidoreductase subunit M codes for MMENILSILIFFPLVAALFIFIFFRDGKSTMWAAFVASVIEFILTMPLMTSFNKQSALMQYVEKADWIPALGIQYYVGVDGISILMVFLTTLLTAIAILGSFTYIKKRQREFYIAMLVLETGMVGVFLALDFFLFYIFWEAMLIPMYLIIGVWGGKRRIYAAVKFFLFTLAGSVLMMLAIIALFFKHGDITGTYTFDILAITSQAVKYTAGFQTIVFLAFFFGFAIKVPMFPVHTWLPDAHVEAPTAGSVILAGVLLKMGTYGFLRFCLPMTPLASINFMPFVAAISVVAIVYGALVAMVQEDVKKLVAYSSVSHMGFVTLGIFAINQPGVEGGILQMFNHGIITGALFLIIGAIYERTHTRMIKDYGGIAKSVPLFATIFLIFTMASVGLPSMGAFIGEFLVLVGAFAAFSDYAILAASGVIFAAVYMLWMYQRVLFEGLNTTWENLRDMNLREVIYLMPLIIIVFWVGMYPETFTSYMHESVARLVEQVHSAGVAMK; via the coding sequence ATGATGGAAAACATCCTTTCAATACTGATTTTCTTCCCGCTTGTAGCCGCCCTGTTCATATTTATATTCTTCAGGGACGGTAAGTCCACAATGTGGGCCGCCTTTGTTGCGAGTGTTATCGAGTTTATCCTTACGATGCCTCTGATGACTTCCTTCAACAAGCAGTCTGCCCTTATGCAGTATGTGGAAAAGGCGGACTGGATACCGGCCCTCGGTATTCAATACTATGTCGGTGTTGACGGAATCTCCATTCTGATGGTGTTCCTGACAACACTGCTTACGGCAATCGCGATACTCGGCTCCTTTACATATATAAAGAAGAGACAGCGTGAGTTCTACATAGCCATGCTGGTTCTCGAAACTGGAATGGTGGGTGTGTTCCTCGCCCTTGATTTCTTCCTCTTCTATATATTCTGGGAGGCGATGCTTATACCCATGTACCTCATCATCGGTGTGTGGGGAGGAAAGCGCAGGATATATGCTGCGGTTAAGTTCTTCCTCTTCACCCTTGCAGGTTCCGTACTTATGATGCTTGCGATTATCGCACTCTTCTTCAAGCACGGTGACATTACGGGTACATATACATTCGATATACTTGCGATTACATCCCAGGCTGTTAAGTACACTGCCGGATTCCAGACAATTGTGTTCCTCGCGTTCTTCTTCGGATTCGCCATCAAGGTACCCATGTTCCCGGTACACACATGGCTTCCCGATGCACACGTTGAGGCGCCCACGGCCGGTTCTGTTATCCTTGCCGGTGTTCTTCTTAAGATGGGTACCTACGGCTTTCTCAGGTTCTGTCTTCCTATGACACCGCTGGCCTCTATAAACTTCATGCCCTTCGTAGCAGCCATTTCAGTTGTTGCGATAGTGTACGGAGCCCTTGTAGCAATGGTTCAGGAGGATGTTAAGAAGCTTGTTGCCTATTCATCAGTAAGCCACATGGGTTTTGTTACCCTCGGTATCTTCGCAATCAACCAGCCTGGTGTTGAAGGTGGTATCCTTCAGATGTTCAACCACGGTATAATCACCGGTGCGCTCTTCCTTATAATCGGTGCGATATACGAAAGAACACATACCAGGATGATCAAGGACTACGGCGGTATCGCAAAGAGTGTTCCTCTTTTTGCCACGATATTCCTTATCTTTACCATGGCCTCCGTAGGTCTACCCAGCATGGGCGCATTCATCGGTGAATTCCTCGTGCTTGTGGGAGCCTTCGCAGCCTTCTCAGACTATGCAATACTCGCCGCAAGCGGTGTTATCTTCGCCGCTGTATATATGCTCTGGATGTATCAGCGTGTGCTCTTCGAAGGGCTTAACACCACTTGGGAAAACCTTAGGGACATGAATCTCAGAGAGGTTATCTACCTTATGCCTCTGATAATCATCGTCTTCTGGGTCGGTATGTATCCCGAGACCTTCACATCCTACATGCACGAAAGCGTTGCCAGGCTCGTTGAGCAGGTACACAGCGCCGGCGTGGCGATGAAGTAG
- a CDS encoding ferritin family protein — protein MDADVRKALEEAKVKKELSFEFYEKLLNVVSDLSTKALIKDLMEQKDKHTKAIKEALEQGSLDGLGLDVSCRWKGLGIGKNAKPEVVTGELTVQDVLLIAIRYEENSVKYYEDLAEKFKGQPAGDVFDRLASDEACHRNDIQRMYDDIVNMEN, from the coding sequence ATGGATGCTGATGTAAGAAAAGCTCTTGAAGAAGCAAAGGTTAAGAAAGAGCTGTCCTTTGAGTTTTATGAGAAACTGCTTAACGTGGTTTCGGATCTCAGCACCAAAGCTCTTATCAAAGACCTTATGGAGCAGAAGGACAAGCACACCAAGGCAATCAAGGAGGCCCTTGAGCAGGGCAGCCTCGATGGACTCGGTCTTGATGTGAGCTGCCGCTGGAAGGGTCTTGGGATTGGCAAAAACGCTAAACCTGAGGTTGTTACCGGAGAGCTTACCGTGCAGGATGTTCTTCTAATCGCTATAAGGTACGAAGAGAACTCGGTGAAGTATTACGAGGATCTCGCTGAGAAGTTCAAGGGTCAGCCCGCAGGGGATGTCTTTGACAGACTCGCCAGTGACGAGGCTTGCCACCGGAATGATATACAGCGCATGTACGATGATATAGTAAATATGGAGAACTGA
- the glnE gene encoding bifunctional [glutamate--ammonia ligase]-adenylyl-L-tyrosine phosphorylase/[glutamate--ammonia-ligase] adenylyltransferase, translating into MTDKYETILKRTPEAADFDGFEKVCRHSRFIADWYIRYPGYLKHAVQSVDDPRDTDYILNSLCTDQYLEMSEKEFLHHLRMIKMREYTIIALNDLHRERPVEEITAHLSSLASASLEAVYRYCTHHLYREYGKPLNEEGELIGMSVIGLGKLGGWALNFSSDIDIIYVYGTEVGKTEGSPMRKPVDNHVFFTKLAEKITHYIGTRTEDGIVFRVDLRLRPDGDRGAITLPVHSYELYYESYGQGWERMMLLKARPVAGDKDVGSAFLKAVRPFVFRRSLDYKLLDELQAIKGKIDRREELRGSHKNVKLGYGGIREIEFIVQTFMILYYPKDNSIYHPNTLEGLARVVDMGLIDEEKGERLAEEYRFLRKLEHMAQIEDEKQTHIVPEESDTFDLYLERCGFTDEESFNKRFREAADFVHGVFSGIFEERKSVSKLTILFDQEVPEEDTIPLLEDMNINEPKKCAKIIRSIISGRGKAPRMRDERKILEHIIGSVVEKLPERSDPVTTLMNFEKLLSHQTNVYLIYDIISSAPAILDQMENIFSYTRYLANMILSDKVLLDYLYDPKNPVYNHVEVYEDLVERTEKYKGDTEYEMEIARQRHKAYIFNIGYAFLNNTINIIKVMRSLTQLARGTVNFAYERVLETLEERYGKPMLEDGVECSSIVVGMGKLGSYEMSFGSDLDLIVLYEGNGKTNGEKQITNHEFFSKAVQRTISFLGTYTTNGILYKIDMRLRPSGASGPLVTTLPAFREYQKKNAMLWEKQALARSCVLNETSKLKNEFLEIKKEVLFTGTLNRKEIAEVREMRERIEKEKGSPPEKNDIKAGVGGLLDIEFCVQMLQLHLGHKEPGLRRPNTHDVLSKLRDMKAIKERDYYALHDSYHFYRNLENILRVYENTSTSRLPSDEEVLNKAGVFFCYEKNSAECLHERYLYVRKTVRAAFNRIFDRYLSDDEIPSGD; encoded by the coding sequence ATGACAGATAAGTATGAAACGATATTAAAGAGAACACCTGAAGCGGCTGATTTTGACGGCTTTGAAAAAGTTTGCAGACATTCAAGATTCATTGCGGACTGGTATATACGTTATCCGGGCTATCTGAAACATGCAGTTCAGAGTGTGGATGACCCGAGGGATACGGATTATATCCTAAACTCTCTCTGCACCGACCAGTACCTGGAAATGAGCGAGAAAGAGTTCCTCCATCATCTTCGTATGATCAAGATGAGGGAGTATACGATAATAGCACTTAACGACCTCCACAGAGAGAGGCCGGTTGAGGAAATCACGGCGCATCTCTCCAGCCTGGCTTCGGCCTCCCTAGAGGCGGTTTACCGCTACTGCACCCACCACCTGTACAGAGAGTATGGAAAGCCCCTTAATGAAGAGGGGGAGCTTATCGGCATGTCTGTGATAGGTTTGGGCAAACTTGGCGGCTGGGCGCTAAATTTCAGCTCTGACATTGACATAATATACGTATACGGAACGGAAGTTGGCAAAACCGAAGGCTCGCCGATGCGTAAGCCTGTGGACAACCACGTATTCTTCACCAAACTGGCAGAGAAGATAACCCATTATATAGGAACCCGCACAGAGGACGGCATAGTTTTCCGTGTGGATCTCAGGCTAAGGCCGGACGGTGACCGTGGAGCCATCACACTGCCTGTACACAGCTACGAGCTCTATTACGAATCCTACGGACAGGGATGGGAGCGGATGATGCTTCTGAAGGCCCGCCCAGTGGCTGGTGACAAGGATGTGGGTTCAGCATTCCTCAAGGCTGTACGCCCCTTTGTTTTTCGAAGAAGTCTTGATTATAAGCTCCTTGATGAACTGCAGGCTATCAAGGGTAAGATAGACCGGAGGGAGGAGCTTCGGGGCTCCCATAAGAACGTAAAGCTTGGCTACGGCGGTATACGTGAGATCGAGTTCATCGTACAAACTTTCATGATTCTCTACTACCCCAAAGACAATTCGATATATCATCCCAACACGCTGGAAGGGCTTGCAAGGGTAGTTGATATGGGGCTTATCGACGAAGAGAAGGGGGAGCGTCTGGCGGAGGAATACCGTTTTCTGCGAAAGCTTGAGCATATGGCACAGATCGAGGATGAGAAGCAGACACATATAGTCCCCGAGGAGTCGGACACATTCGATTTGTATCTTGAACGATGCGGCTTCACCGATGAGGAGAGCTTCAACAAACGCTTCCGTGAGGCGGCGGATTTTGTTCACGGGGTTTTCAGCGGGATCTTTGAGGAGCGTAAGAGTGTGAGCAAGCTCACTATCCTTTTCGATCAGGAGGTTCCCGAGGAGGATACTATCCCGCTCCTTGAGGATATGAATATAAATGAGCCTAAGAAGTGCGCAAAGATCATCCGCAGCATCATCAGCGGCAGGGGAAAGGCTCCCAGAATGCGGGATGAGAGGAAGATCCTTGAGCATATCATCGGAAGCGTGGTGGAGAAACTCCCCGAAAGGAGCGACCCGGTCACTACGCTGATGAACTTTGAGAAACTCCTTTCGCATCAGACTAATGTTTATCTCATATACGACATTATCAGCAGTGCGCCTGCGATATTGGATCAGATGGAGAATATATTCTCCTACACACGCTACCTTGCGAATATGATACTCAGCGACAAGGTGCTCCTCGATTATCTCTACGATCCTAAGAACCCTGTCTACAACCATGTGGAGGTTTATGAGGATCTTGTGGAGCGTACGGAGAAATACAAAGGTGATACCGAGTATGAGATGGAGATAGCACGTCAGAGGCACAAGGCGTACATCTTCAACATCGGCTACGCATTCCTTAACAATACTATTAATATTATCAAGGTAATGCGCTCACTGACACAGCTTGCGAGGGGAACGGTAAACTTTGCCTACGAACGTGTTCTCGAGACACTGGAGGAACGCTACGGGAAGCCCATGCTTGAGGATGGGGTTGAGTGCTCCTCCATCGTTGTAGGGATGGGTAAACTCGGCAGCTACGAGATGAGCTTCGGTTCCGACCTCGACCTGATAGTACTTTATGAGGGTAACGGCAAAACGAATGGTGAAAAGCAGATAACTAACCATGAATTCTTCTCCAAGGCTGTGCAGAGAACAATATCCTTCCTTGGAACATACACCACCAATGGCATCCTCTATAAGATAGATATGCGCCTGCGCCCCAGTGGAGCAAGCGGCCCCCTTGTTACAACTCTGCCCGCTTTCAGAGAATATCAGAAGAAGAACGCCATGCTTTGGGAGAAACAGGCGCTGGCACGCTCTTGTGTATTGAATGAAACCTCGAAGCTCAAGAACGAGTTCCTTGAGATTAAGAAGGAGGTTCTTTTTACCGGTACGCTGAACAGGAAGGAGATCGCCGAGGTCAGGGAGATGCGTGAGCGTATAGAGAAGGAGAAGGGCTCCCCGCCGGAGAAGAACGATATAAAGGCAGGTGTGGGCGGATTGCTGGATATAGAGTTCTGCGTCCAGATGCTTCAGCTGCACCTCGGTCATAAGGAGCCCGGCCTTCGAAGGCCGAATACCCATGATGTTCTATCTAAGCTGCGTGATATGAAGGCTATCAAGGAGAGGGACTACTACGCCCTGCACGACAGCTACCACTTCTACAGAAACCTTGAGAACATCCTTCGTGTTTATGAGAACACATCAACATCCCGGCTTCCTTCGGACGAAGAGGTTCTTAATAAGGCTGGTGTTTTCTTCTGCTATGAGAAGAACTCAGCCGAGTGCCTCCATGAGAGGTATCTGTATGTTAGAAAAACTGTCAGGGCGGCGTTCAACAGGATCTTCGATCGTTATCTGAGTGATGATGAAATTCCTTCCGGTGATTGA
- the nuoK gene encoding NADH-quinone oxidoreductase subunit NuoK, protein MELTLAHYLVLSAIIFTIGMFGVMVRKNLIVMFMSLELMLNAVNINLAAFSNYLKDMSGQIFIVFVMAVAAAEAAVGLALIISLFRNKQTVNADEINIMRG, encoded by the coding sequence ATGGAACTCACACTAGCACACTATCTGGTTCTCAGTGCGATCATCTTCACCATCGGCATGTTTGGTGTGATGGTTAGAAAGAACCTGATTGTAATGTTCATGTCGTTAGAGCTTATGCTCAACGCAGTTAACATAAACCTTGCGGCATTCTCCAACTACCTTAAAGACATGAGCGGACAGATATTCATCGTGTTCGTCATGGCTGTGGCAGCTGCGGAGGCCGCTGTTGGTCTTGCACTGATTATTAGTCTGTTCAGAAACAAGCAGACCGTTAACGCAGACGAAATTAATATCATGAGAGGATAG